The Thalassotalea sp. HSM 43 genome window below encodes:
- a CDS encoding alpha/beta fold hydrolase translates to MSANSLLFHKTILNPNSDEWVVFVHGAGGSSSIWFKQLKEYKQHFNLLFIDLRGHGRSAPVTIRQLLTKGYTFKDVTQDIIHVLDHLKIRTAHFVGISLGTILIHKLAELAPSRVKSMVLGGAVTRFDYRSNTLVKLGDFFKHVMPYMWLYRLFAFILMPQKGQKESRHMFINDAKKLCQKEFKRWFKLAADVNPLMKYYREHESGKPTLYLMGQNDYMFLRPVRDIVARHQQSHLVEIEDCGHVCNVEQPKQFNQQSIDFIKQHS, encoded by the coding sequence ATGTCGGCAAATTCATTACTTTTTCATAAAACCATTTTAAACCCCAATTCTGACGAATGGGTTGTTTTCGTGCATGGTGCTGGTGGCAGCTCATCTATATGGTTCAAACAATTAAAAGAATATAAACAACATTTCAATTTGTTGTTTATTGATTTGCGTGGGCATGGCCGTTCGGCACCGGTAACGATTCGACAATTGTTGACCAAAGGCTACACCTTCAAAGATGTCACCCAAGATATCATTCATGTACTTGATCACCTGAAAATACGCACGGCTCATTTCGTTGGCATCTCGCTGGGGACCATATTAATTCACAAATTGGCGGAGTTAGCCCCAAGTCGGGTTAAGTCTATGGTCTTGGGCGGCGCTGTTACGCGTTTTGATTATCGCTCAAACACCTTGGTTAAACTCGGTGATTTTTTCAAACATGTTATGCCATACATGTGGTTGTATCGTTTGTTCGCATTTATTCTAATGCCGCAGAAAGGGCAAAAAGAATCGCGCCATATGTTTATTAACGATGCGAAAAAGTTATGCCAGAAAGAATTTAAACGTTGGTTTAAACTGGCAGCAGATGTTAATCCGCTGATGAAGTATTATCGCGAACATGAAAGCGGTAAGCCAACTTTGTATTTAATGGGGCAGAATGACTATATGTTTTTACGCCCTGTTCGCGACATTGTTGCGCGCCATCAACAGAGTCATTTGGTGGAAATTGAAGACTGTGGTCACGTCTGTAATGTCGAGCAACCAAAACAATTTAATCAACAATCGATTGATTTTATCAAACAACATTCCTAA
- a CDS encoding acyl-CoA thioesterase, whose amino-acid sequence MHIDDILSAVQQQLANGADKATIQVDKSWSQGRTLFGGISAAVTYQAIAIKVGEGRLLRSLSTSFVGPISAEQPLSIEVEILRQGKNVTQVLAKAMQDDAVCITALASFGVERSSKIKVDNLQFHDHQLPKRANFIPQIPKLVPKFLRHFDMAIVEGKMPFMANDASAIFGWMRFSKAPKQITDAHIIALIDSWPPPVLQMLRWPAPASSLSWNLEFIHPHRDIAATDWFAYQVKTRQAADGYGHTEANIWDAKGELIAISRQVFTVFDS is encoded by the coding sequence ATGCACATAGATGACATTTTAAGCGCCGTTCAACAACAGTTGGCAAATGGTGCAGATAAAGCGACGATTCAAGTTGATAAATCCTGGTCGCAAGGACGAACCTTATTTGGTGGTATTTCAGCCGCCGTTACCTATCAAGCCATTGCCATCAAAGTTGGTGAAGGTAGATTGTTGCGTTCTCTGTCTACGAGTTTTGTTGGCCCCATTAGCGCAGAGCAGCCGTTGTCTATCGAAGTCGAGATTTTACGACAAGGCAAAAATGTGACGCAAGTCTTGGCGAAAGCGATGCAAGACGATGCGGTTTGTATTACCGCACTGGCCAGTTTTGGCGTTGAACGAAGCTCAAAAATAAAGGTAGATAACCTGCAATTTCATGACCATCAGCTTCCTAAAAGAGCCAACTTTATTCCACAAATCCCTAAACTTGTTCCTAAGTTTTTGCGTCACTTTGATATGGCAATCGTTGAAGGCAAGATGCCCTTTATGGCCAATGACGCGTCCGCAATATTTGGTTGGATGCGATTTAGTAAAGCGCCAAAACAGATCACCGATGCTCACATCATTGCCTTAATCGACAGTTGGCCACCACCTGTTTTGCAAATGCTGCGCTGGCCAGCACCGGCAAGTAGTTTGAGTTGGAACTTAGAATTTATTCATCCACATCGCGATATTGCAGCAACTGATTGGTTCGCTTACCAAGTTAAAACACGGCAAGCAGCAGATGGTTATGGTCATACTGAGGCCAATATTTGGGATGCCAAAGGCGAATTGATTGCGATATCAAGGCAGGTTTTCACCGTGTTTGATAGTTAG